One genomic window of Leishmania major strain Friedlin complete genome, chromosome 15 includes the following:
- a CDS encoding putative proliferative cell nuclear antigen (PCNA): MLEAQVQYASLWKRLVECINGLVNEANFDCNPGGLSIQAMDSSHVALVHMLLRDDCFVKYQCERNIILGLNLASLSKVLKIVDGNDSLSLRHDDDSDVVTLTSENPEKTRKCEYQLKLLEIEAESMGIPEMDYRSTVTLNSAEFAKIVRDMQVFGDTVTIAISKEGVKFSSSGDVGQGYTFLQAAGVSDRSAKSEVKSEVKAEARDEDEHEPISRRYNKAEGGNGAIGVEVAMEEPITLSFALRFMGIFAKGSTLSERVTLKFAKDSPCMVEYGIDNVGYLRYYLAPKVDDAE; this comes from the coding sequence ATGCTCGAGGCTCAGGTCCAGTACGCCAGCCTGTGGAAGCGCCTGGTCGAGTGCATCAACGGGTTGGTGAATGAGGCGAACTTCGACTGCAACCCGGGAGGTCTGTCCATTCAGGCCATGGACTCCAGCCACGTCGCCCTCGTGCACATGTTGCTGCGTGACGACTGCTTTGTCAAGTACCAGTGCGAGCGCAACATAATCCTTGGCCTCAAccttgcctccctctccaaggTGCTGAAGATCGTCGACGGCAACGACAGCCTCAGTCTGCGTCACGACGATGACTCGGACGTGGTCACCCTCACCTCAGAGAACCCGGAGAAGACGCGCAAGTGCGAGTACCAGCTGAAGCTGCTCGAAATCGAGGCGGAGTCGATGGGCATTCCTGAGATGGACTACCGCAGCACTGTCACACTCAACTCCGCCGAGTTCGCGAAGATTGTGCGCGATATGCAGGTCTTCGGCGATACTGTCACCATCGCCATCAGCAAGGAGGGCGTGAAGTTCAGCTCATCGGGCGATGTTGGGCAGGGCTACACATTCCTTCAGGCCGCCGGCGTGTCGGATCGCAGCGCCAAGTCGGAGGTGAAATCAGAGGTGAAGGCGGAGGCCCGGGACGAGGACGAGCACGAGCCTATCTCTCGCCGGTACAACAAGGCGGagggcggcaacggcgccatCGGGGTCGAGgtggcgatggaggagcCCATCACGCTCTCTTTTGCGCTCCGCTTCATGGGCATCTTTGCCAAGGGCTCGACGCTCAGCGAGCGCGTCACGCTCAAGTTTGCCAAGGACAGTCCTTGCATGGTGGAATACGGCATCGACAACGTCGGTTATCTTCGCTATTACCTGGCGCCCAAGGTGGACGATGCGGAGTGA